The following proteins are encoded in a genomic region of Sulfurimonas sp. HSL3-7:
- a CDS encoding lipid A biosynthesis lauroyl acyltransferase → MISFYLFLGFEKLLMLLPHSWRKALFLGLARVAFHIDRKHRRIIRQNMRFVYGDDVDKTFVNEVGLYGFQSLALNFLYTIEGRYITLEELRKKVTFENIEYVEKAQAEGRPIVFVTAHYGEWELIGSATSAFLEPIMIIYKEMANPDFQEYLLGSRAKFRMSYAERHGALKALVKQMRAKKSTALLIDTNIRKRDGTIVDFLGKPTRQITTPAFLGRKFNAALIPGIAYTDDHEHYTIKFFPEIEMQKTEDEKADINDATQKMTDWLTEVIYDDPKYWFWMHRRWKTDYPEIYRSKD, encoded by the coding sequence ATGATCAGTTTTTATCTTTTTCTCGGCTTTGAAAAATTATTGATGCTGCTGCCCCACTCCTGGCGCAAAGCACTCTTTCTCGGACTTGCAAGAGTCGCTTTTCACATCGACAGAAAGCATCGCCGCATCATCAGACAGAACATGCGGTTTGTCTACGGTGATGATGTTGATAAGACATTCGTCAACGAGGTGGGATTGTATGGCTTTCAAAGCCTGGCCCTCAATTTTCTCTATACCATCGAGGGGCGCTATATCACCCTTGAGGAGCTGAGAAAAAAAGTCACATTTGAAAATATCGAGTACGTTGAGAAAGCCCAGGCCGAAGGACGGCCAATTGTCTTTGTGACGGCCCATTACGGGGAGTGGGAACTGATCGGCAGTGCCACAAGCGCCTTTCTCGAACCCATCATGATCATCTACAAGGAGATGGCCAATCCCGATTTCCAGGAGTACCTTTTAGGCTCACGCGCGAAATTCCGAATGAGTTATGCCGAGCGCCACGGTGCGCTTAAAGCGCTTGTCAAACAGATGCGTGCGAAAAAATCGACCGCCCTGCTTATCGACACCAATATTCGCAAGCGTGACGGCACCATCGTCGACTTTTTGGGCAAGCCGACCCGCCAGATCACGACACCGGCCTTTTTGGGACGGAAGTTCAATGCTGCTTTGATCCCGGGGATAGCCTACACGGACGATCATGAGCACTACACCATCAAGTTCTTTCCGGAGATAGAGATGCAGAAGACGGAAGATGAAAAAGCGGACATCAATGACGCGACCCAGAAGATGACGGATTGGCTGACAGAGGTCATCTACGATGATCCCAAATACTGGTTTTGGATGCACCGGCGCTGGAAGACGGATTATCCGGAGATCTACCGAAGTAAAGATTGA
- a CDS encoding DEAD/DEAH box helicase: MSFDTLGLNSNILDAVKAQGYEKPTAVQSQAIPVALDKKDILVSAQTGTGKTAAFVLPMLQRLSQDKKNAGTHLLRALILVPTRELAMQVGESVDAYGKGLPFKSVKLYGGKKISTETEQLERGVDIIIATPGRLAEHIQKESVRLANINYMVLDEADRMLDMGFINEIRAIAELTPKGRQTFMFSATFTPKVVNLGKSLLRKPKIIEVARQNKTADTVEQKVHFVNSADKSDLLAYMIGANNYNQVIVFTRTKDVTDKLAEELTAAGLPATAIHGDITQAKRTKALKQFKEGKFRVLVATDVAGRGLDIKDMDYVINYELPSVAEDYVHRIGRTGRAGKKGLAISLVSAYDVAYLLEIEKLIGLKMTEIKTKGYEFTERIPDRSEQHNQRDRRKSASIRKHTPKKEKPKSAAAAPKKVKQTKRNRFGS; encoded by the coding sequence ATGAGCTTTGATACACTTGGCTTGAACAGTAACATTTTAGACGCGGTGAAAGCACAGGGTTACGAAAAGCCGACCGCCGTACAGTCCCAGGCCATTCCGGTAGCATTGGACAAAAAAGATATTCTGGTGAGCGCACAGACGGGCACGGGCAAGACGGCTGCTTTCGTCCTACCGATGCTGCAGCGTCTCTCCCAGGACAAGAAAAATGCAGGTACGCATCTGCTGCGTGCGCTGATCCTGGTACCGACGCGTGAACTGGCGATGCAGGTGGGTGAGAGCGTAGACGCGTACGGCAAAGGGCTACCTTTCAAGTCCGTCAAGCTTTACGGCGGTAAGAAGATCTCGACCGAGACCGAGCAGCTTGAACGCGGTGTGGATATCATCATCGCAACACCGGGGCGTTTGGCAGAGCACATACAAAAAGAGAGCGTCAGACTCGCCAACATCAACTATATGGTGCTGGATGAAGCGGACCGGATGCTCGATATGGGCTTTATCAACGAGATCAGAGCGATCGCCGAACTGACGCCCAAAGGGCGGCAGACCTTTATGTTTTCGGCAACGTTCACACCCAAAGTGGTCAATCTCGGGAAATCGCTGCTGAGAAAACCCAAGATCATAGAGGTCGCGCGCCAGAACAAAACGGCCGACACGGTCGAGCAGAAGGTCCATTTTGTCAACAGTGCCGACAAGAGCGACCTCCTGGCTTACATGATCGGGGCCAACAACTACAATCAGGTCATTGTCTTCACCCGTACCAAAGATGTGACGGACAAGCTCGCAGAGGAGTTGACGGCAGCGGGACTACCGGCAACGGCGATACACGGTGACATCACACAGGCAAAGCGCACCAAGGCGCTCAAGCAGTTCAAAGAGGGCAAGTTCAGGGTCCTGGTCGCAACCGATGTGGCGGGACGCGGGCTCGATATCAAAGATATGGACTATGTCATCAACTACGAGCTTCCGAGCGTGGCCGAAGACTATGTCCACCGTATCGGCCGGACGGGGAGGGCCGGAAAAAAAGGGCTGGCGATATCGCTTGTCTCTGCCTATGATGTTGCCTACCTTCTTGAGATAGAGAAGCTTATCGGGCTTAAGATGACCGAGATCAAGACGAAAGGGTATGAATTTACCGAACGTATCCCCGACCGTTCAGAGCAGCACAACCAGCGTGACCGACGCAAAAGCGCTTCGATCCGCAAGCATACCCCCAAGAAAGAGAAACCCAAAAGTGCGGCTGCTGCGCCTAAAAAGGTCAAGCAGACCAAACGCAACCGTTTTGGATCATAA
- a CDS encoding coproporphyrinogen III oxidase encodes MNRTSAASATAKEANAIVEHLQLYFVERLNALSREFGDDKAFDAVEWFRDGGRHGGGLRYMATDDSLFNRGSVNVSQVHYDDDAEKKLGSATALSTIIHPFNPLVPSIHMHISWTEMKSGKGYWRVMADLNPAIEIKSATQQFTACLKTAAPEQFEAGAAQGDRYFNIPALGRHRGVSHFYLESFSSGDAAADKALARHFGEKMVDCYIDIVRKALAENPKPAKEDFEKQLAYHTLYLFQVLTLDRGTTSGLLVHDQNDVGIMGSIPRYVDKSLLASWKALVPPPQEKLVQGLVDALEGEGRVLVDDAAKQRLAKVVRAHYKAHPEALSMQASGDIVPPTVDNHK; translated from the coding sequence ATGAATCGTACATCAGCCGCTTCGGCAACGGCCAAAGAGGCCAATGCCATAGTTGAACATCTGCAGCTTTACTTTGTGGAGCGTCTGAACGCGCTGAGCAGGGAGTTCGGTGATGACAAGGCATTTGACGCCGTTGAGTGGTTCAGAGACGGGGGACGCCACGGCGGCGGTCTGCGATATATGGCAACGGACGACAGCCTGTTTAACCGCGGCTCAGTCAACGTCTCACAGGTCCATTACGATGACGACGCCGAGAAAAAGCTGGGTTCAGCTACGGCCCTTTCGACGATCATTCACCCCTTCAACCCCCTGGTGCCCTCTATCCACATGCACATCAGCTGGACGGAGATGAAGAGCGGCAAAGGTTACTGGCGTGTCATGGCCGACCTTAACCCCGCTATTGAGATCAAAAGCGCGACGCAGCAGTTTACGGCGTGTCTGAAAACGGCGGCGCCGGAACAGTTCGAAGCGGGTGCTGCCCAGGGGGACCGCTATTTCAACATACCGGCGCTTGGACGTCACCGCGGCGTGTCGCACTTCTATCTGGAAAGTTTTTCCAGCGGCGATGCGGCGGCGGACAAAGCGCTGGCCAGACATTTCGGTGAGAAGATGGTGGATTGCTATATCGACATTGTACGCAAAGCGCTTGCAGAAAACCCGAAACCGGCTAAAGAGGATTTTGAAAAGCAGCTTGCCTACCATACCCTCTATCTTTTTCAGGTCCTGACACTTGACAGAGGGACAACGTCGGGGCTTCTGGTTCATGACCAAAACGATGTGGGCATTATGGGCTCGATCCCCCGCTATGTGGATAAGTCGCTGCTCGCGTCGTGGAAAGCGCTGGTCCCGCCGCCGCAGGAGAAACTGGTGCAGGGGCTTGTTGATGCGCTCGAAGGCGAGGGCAGGGTTTTGGTCGACGATGCTGCGAAGCAGCGTCTTGCAAAGGTGGTGCGCGCGCACTACAAGGCACATCCCGAGGCCTTGAGCATGCAGGCCAGCGGCGACATCGTTCCTCCCACAGTCGACAACCACAAATAA